The genomic window CCGAAGCTCCCCGGAGACCGGCAGGAACCAGCGCGGAATCCGCTCCGGATTCGTACAGGCGTCCCAGACATCCTCGACCGTCGAGTCATACGCCTGACTCACGGTCACCACCCGCGCCTCCCCCGCCTTGAACTCCCGGGTCCCGACCCGCCGCCGTACGGCACTGATCTGATGGCTCACGTCAATCACGGTGCTGCTCCTGTCGCTATGGGTGTCATCACGACTGTCGTCAGGGTTGCCGCTCGTCCCCGGCCCCACGGGACCGCTCTTCCTCAGCCTCCCGAAGCCTCCGCTCCCGCTTGCCCCGGGCCAGCTCCGTGGCCAGGGCGTCCAGCCGAGGGGTCCAGAAGCGGCGGAAAGGGTCCAGCCAGGCGTCGATGTCCCGCAACGGCTCCGAGTTCACCGCGTACAGCCGCCGGGCCCCCTCCGGCCGTACCGTCGCGAAGCCGTTCTCCCGCAGCACCTTCAGATGCTGCGAGACCCCGGGCTGCGATATCCCGAACTCGCCCCGGATGACCTCCGAGACCTCGCCGGCGGTCATCTCCCCGTCGACGAGCAGCTCGAGA from Streptomyces sp. DSM 40750 includes these protein-coding regions:
- a CDS encoding ArsR/SmtB family transcription factor, whose protein sequence is MHAFDVLGDPVRRRILELLVDGEMTAGEVSEVIRGEFGISQPGVSQHLKVLRENGFATVRPEGARRLYAVNSEPLRDIDAWLDPFRRFWTPRLDALATELARGKRERRLREAEEERSRGAGDERQP